One Salinimonas marina DNA segment encodes these proteins:
- a CDS encoding beta-ketoacyl-ACP synthase III, with translation MAQQIVVSGVGVWNPEFTITNEELVASYNAYADAFNKEHQADIDAGDVAAKPHSSAEFIEKASGIKQRYIYCKDGALDVQRMRPSIPERAETELSDQAEIALHAAKKALAEANKQASDVDAVIVSCAYTQRSYPAIAIEVQKQLGIEGFGFDMLVACSAATFGMHRAYEMIAAGNAKCVLVINPELVSPQINYTDRDSHFIFGDVATATVLETAETATAEHVYNVLSTQALTKYSNNIRSNFSYMSRANDVDPYGPDKLFHQAGRKVFKEVCPLAADHIEQHLARHSLTPADVTRWWLHQANINMNTLICKRLLGREASAQEAPIVLDEYANTASAGSVIAFGLNHKDLHQGDYGVLCSFGAGYSIGSLVLQKR, from the coding sequence ATGGCCCAACAAATTGTAGTGAGTGGTGTAGGCGTCTGGAACCCTGAATTCACAATCACCAATGAAGAGCTCGTGGCAAGCTATAATGCGTATGCTGATGCCTTTAACAAAGAACATCAGGCTGACATTGACGCCGGAGATGTCGCTGCCAAACCCCATTCCAGTGCGGAATTTATTGAAAAAGCGTCGGGTATCAAACAGCGTTATATCTACTGCAAAGACGGGGCGTTAGATGTGCAAAGAATGCGCCCCAGTATTCCTGAGCGGGCGGAAACTGAGCTGTCTGATCAGGCGGAAATTGCACTGCATGCAGCCAAAAAAGCGCTGGCAGAGGCAAATAAACAAGCCAGCGACGTGGATGCGGTTATTGTGTCGTGCGCCTACACGCAGCGCTCTTATCCTGCCATCGCCATTGAAGTACAGAAACAGCTTGGCATCGAAGGCTTTGGCTTTGACATGCTGGTGGCCTGTTCGGCGGCCACATTCGGGATGCATCGCGCCTATGAAATGATTGCTGCAGGCAATGCCAAATGCGTATTGGTCATAAATCCTGAACTGGTCTCGCCCCAGATTAATTACACCGATCGGGACAGTCACTTTATTTTTGGTGATGTGGCTACCGCCACGGTGCTTGAAACCGCCGAGACCGCGACCGCTGAACATGTCTATAATGTGCTGAGCACCCAGGCGCTGACAAAATATTCAAACAATATTCGTTCGAACTTTAGCTATATGAGCCGCGCCAATGATGTCGACCCGTACGGCCCGGATAAATTATTTCATCAGGCCGGCCGCAAAGTGTTTAAAGAAGTTTGCCCGCTGGCAGCGGACCACATTGAGCAGCATCTGGCGCGTCACTCGCTGACGCCGGCGGATGTGACCCGCTGGTGGCTGCATCAGGCGAACATCAATATGAATACACTTATCTGCAAGCGGCTGCTGGGACGTGAAGCCAGTGCTCAGGAAGCGCCAATTGTGCTGGATGAATACGCCAATACCGCGTCTGCAGGCTCGGTGATTGCCTTTGGTCTGAATCATAAAGATCTGCACCAGGGCGATTACGGTGTCTTATGTTCATTTGGAGCCGGTTATTCTATCGGTAGCCTGGTATTGCAAAAGCGTTAA
- a CDS encoding tetratricopeptide repeat-containing diguanylate cyclase translates to MMHYVRLLVMALLLVTGCGASLASPSQFLSCSPAICQQLEQLSLDFDQGLADVTHKNLAKLIATLNPSNNPDDLVSAHFYKGHFARSQSAYDDALQAFETALHHCQQPRQIASKAFILGEMAKVYRFQGNLQAALEHAYQALQLYQQHHHLSGVAWQQVTVGSILVARGQYEPALAVLQQVAKNSHQYEDAELTGQVFYYIGVAYLQLQQLELAGQYLDDALEYFDSAGTAFYVASSYFSLGELNLQRSDTTQARTQLNKALGLFAEINAPVMLHKAQSLLGLIEITAGEADVGQAHLNTAMAFARQHSATKLEAYLHLYMARGLRLANQPEQAFEHVLQGEQMAISQQRAGLHTEFLKLKAQLLFEQQDYQQAYEAQQQSYAMTASLANQARLMPIIQQSALLQVQRQAQSIELLEHSNAAELAQAEQRNLRNMLILGSVITLMLLLFLLFSRYAHYRQNMWLRQQVRARTIELESKNQQLQEAFKSLEQASLRDPLTGLYNRYYLDTRLPGEFRRAQHACAQAAENNTRADTDLLCFLMDIDNFKQINDEYGHLSGDRVLVQFSTLIQEVFRDTDLQIRWGGEEFLVICRHANRASTEELAERFRQTVAAHVFILADARPLRVTCCIGFSVLPLDPHGPFNTSWSMTFALIDYCLYAAKLSGKNCWVGVREASEQQAGDTDQPGTAAASVLSEKFNLAQIKLATSLNNIASIQWPEDT, encoded by the coding sequence ATGATGCATTATGTACGTCTGCTTGTTATGGCGTTGCTACTGGTGACAGGTTGCGGGGCTAGTTTGGCATCGCCCAGCCAGTTTTTGTCGTGTTCGCCGGCCATCTGCCAGCAGCTTGAACAGCTCTCACTGGACTTTGACCAAGGGCTGGCTGATGTTACCCACAAAAACCTGGCAAAGCTTATTGCCACCTTAAATCCTTCCAATAACCCCGACGATTTAGTGTCTGCGCATTTTTATAAAGGCCATTTTGCCCGCTCACAAAGCGCCTACGATGACGCGCTTCAGGCCTTTGAGACCGCGCTGCATCATTGTCAGCAACCGCGCCAGATCGCTTCAAAGGCGTTCATTTTGGGGGAGATGGCAAAGGTCTACCGCTTCCAGGGAAATTTACAGGCGGCGTTGGAGCATGCCTATCAGGCACTACAGCTTTATCAGCAACACCATCATTTAAGCGGTGTCGCGTGGCAGCAGGTAACGGTGGGCAGTATTCTGGTGGCCCGGGGCCAATACGAACCGGCACTGGCGGTACTCCAACAGGTGGCTAAAAACAGTCATCAGTATGAAGATGCTGAGCTTACCGGGCAGGTGTTTTATTACATCGGGGTGGCGTACCTGCAACTGCAGCAGCTGGAGCTGGCGGGCCAGTACCTGGATGACGCACTGGAATATTTTGATAGCGCCGGCACCGCCTTCTATGTGGCTTCAAGTTATTTTAGCCTGGGGGAGCTCAATTTACAGCGCAGCGATACTACCCAGGCCCGAACACAGCTCAACAAAGCCTTAGGTTTATTTGCCGAGATCAACGCGCCTGTGATGCTGCATAAGGCGCAAAGCCTACTGGGCCTGATTGAAATAACCGCGGGCGAGGCCGATGTTGGTCAGGCGCATCTGAACACCGCCATGGCGTTTGCCCGACAGCACTCGGCGACAAAACTTGAAGCTTACCTTCATCTTTACATGGCCCGGGGCCTGCGTCTGGCAAACCAGCCAGAACAAGCATTTGAGCATGTACTTCAGGGAGAGCAGATGGCCATAAGCCAGCAACGCGCCGGTCTGCACACCGAATTTTTAAAACTTAAAGCCCAGCTGCTGTTTGAACAGCAAGACTATCAACAAGCCTATGAAGCGCAGCAGCAAAGCTATGCCATGACGGCTTCACTGGCCAATCAGGCACGACTGATGCCTATTATTCAGCAAAGCGCGTTGTTACAGGTACAGCGTCAGGCCCAGTCTATTGAACTGTTGGAGCATAGCAATGCCGCCGAGCTGGCACAGGCCGAGCAACGGAATTTGCGCAATATGCTGATTTTAGGTTCGGTTATTACCCTGATGTTGTTGCTGTTTTTATTATTTAGCCGCTACGCCCATTATCGTCAGAATATGTGGCTGCGCCAGCAAGTTCGGGCCAGAACAATTGAGCTGGAGTCAAAAAATCAACAGTTGCAGGAAGCCTTTAAGTCGCTGGAACAAGCTAGCCTGCGGGATCCACTTACCGGTTTATACAATCGCTACTATCTGGATACCCGGCTGCCCGGTGAGTTTCGGCGTGCTCAGCATGCGTGCGCTCAGGCGGCCGAAAACAACACCCGTGCTGACACCGATTTGTTGTGTTTTCTAATGGATATCGACAATTTCAAACAAATCAACGATGAGTATGGCCACTTATCGGGGGACCGGGTGCTGGTGCAATTTTCCACTCTAATTCAGGAAGTATTTCGGGATACCGATTTGCAGATCCGCTGGGGAGGCGAGGAATTTCTGGTCATTTGCCGGCATGCGAACCGGGCCAGTACCGAAGAGCTGGCCGAACGCTTTCGGCAAACAGTGGCCGCCCATGTGTTTATCCTGGCCGACGCCCGGCCTTTGCGGGTAACCTGTTGTATCGGCTTTAGTGTCCTGCCCCTGGACCCTCACGGGCCGTTTAATACTTCCTGGTCAATGACCTTTGCGTTGATTGATTATTGCCTGTACGCGGCAAAATTGTCTGGTAAGAACTGTTGGGTCGGTGTCCGTGAGGCCAGTGAACAGCAAGCCGGTGATACGGACCAGCCTGGCACCGCAGCGGCCTCGGTATTATCCGAAAAGTTCAATCTTGCGCAGATCAAACTCGCAACGTCGCTAAACAATATTGCCAGTATTCAATGGCCCGAAGATACCTGA
- a CDS encoding ribbon-helix-helix domain-containing protein: MSLSSLKKSKPSVKATPVSVDTFIEQAIDYARGEGVATVVRLPEKQEAGTTKPMRRATFTLSEHAIEKLTALSEQTGIPRSKLIRIWVEQANLVPFLVCC, translated from the coding sequence ATGAGTCTTTCCAGTCTCAAAAAATCCAAGCCGTCAGTTAAGGCCACGCCGGTAAGCGTGGATACCTTTATCGAGCAGGCGATTGACTATGCACGTGGCGAAGGCGTGGCGACAGTGGTTCGGCTCCCGGAAAAACAGGAAGCTGGCACCACCAAACCGATGCGCCGGGCTACCTTCACTCTCAGTGAACATGCCATTGAAAAGCTGACGGCGCTGAGCGAACAAACTGGGATCCCCCGCTCAAAACTTATCAGGATCTGGGTGGAGCAAGCAAACCTCGTCCCCTTTCTGGTGTGCTGTTAA
- a CDS encoding AAA family ATPase codes for MIILVGGEKGGSGKSCLAQNIAVYLRNEKQVSVLMVDCDPQRTTSDWIQERNANEELPAINCVQLYGKIRNDLLSLRQHYEYVVIDCGGQDNLALRSSMAVADHILIPLRPKRRDLKTVPHMEDILSTCKMVNPRMNAAFVITQCPSLPSLASRILEAKEVCRSFEVPVLDSVTFSRNMYDDSEESGMSVMESEPKGKAAIEIRSIIEELLAREQGESYESFQSQKIQAVS; via the coding sequence ATGATTATTTTAGTCGGCGGCGAGAAAGGCGGCAGCGGCAAAAGCTGCTTAGCCCAGAACATCGCGGTATATCTTCGAAATGAAAAGCAGGTCAGCGTGTTGATGGTCGACTGTGACCCGCAACGGACCACCTCAGACTGGATCCAGGAACGTAACGCCAATGAGGAATTACCGGCCATCAACTGTGTGCAGTTGTATGGTAAAATTCGTAATGATTTGCTGAGTTTACGTCAGCATTATGAGTATGTGGTAATAGATTGCGGCGGCCAGGATAACCTGGCCCTGCGCTCGTCGATGGCGGTGGCCGATCATATTCTTATTCCGCTGCGTCCTAAACGTCGTGATTTGAAAACCGTGCCTCATATGGAAGATATTCTGTCGACCTGCAAAATGGTAAACCCTCGTATGAATGCGGCCTTTGTCATCACCCAATGCCCATCGTTACCCTCACTGGCCAGCCGTATCCTGGAAGCAAAAGAGGTTTGTCGGTCGTTCGAAGTACCGGTGCTGGACTCGGTTACCTTTAGCCGTAACATGTATGATGATTCGGAAGAGTCCGGTATGTCGGTCATGGAAAGTGAGCCAAAAGGAAAAGCCGCTATCGAGATACGCAGTATCATCGAAGAGCTTCTGGCCCGGGAACAGGGAGAAAGCTATGAGTCTTTCCAGTCTCAAAAAATCCAAGCCGTCAGTTAA
- a CDS encoding alpha/beta hydrolase: MQQVFTAFSQLYQTELNATSRCREGAVNQYRVCAEALRNEGNGPFILHHGKPTKNVAVLFHGLSDSPYFMRALAAVLHDRGFTVVVPLLPGHGLREADAAMKDKQLAERWQQHVEDIMAVSQPLGERFFIGGFSTGGALAVDHYLDAPEDIAGLMLFSGALALTDNAETMHKIWGIKTLAKLIDGDYESHGPNPYKYPAVAGFAGLELMDIIRSIRTRLEEGQRIQVPVFAAHSQADNTTPIKGVKRLLEYADDTNTFFEIDKDYDLCHADLPLNRKLVADMHFKTKMVNVQERCAVPKANPLYRQMIFMLEAFVSAHTEITPGLQDSNRPRPYISYDDFKQATGK; this comes from the coding sequence ATGCAACAAGTCTTCACGGCATTCAGTCAGCTGTATCAGACAGAGCTCAATGCGACCAGCCGTTGTCGCGAGGGCGCCGTCAATCAGTATCGGGTGTGTGCAGAAGCCCTGCGTAATGAAGGCAACGGCCCGTTTATTCTGCATCATGGTAAGCCCACAAAAAATGTGGCGGTGTTGTTCCACGGCCTGAGCGATTCTCCCTATTTTATGCGGGCCCTTGCCGCGGTATTACATGATCGCGGCTTTACCGTGGTGGTCCCGCTGCTACCCGGGCATGGATTGCGCGAGGCGGACGCGGCAATGAAAGATAAACAACTGGCCGAGCGCTGGCAGCAGCATGTTGAAGACATCATGGCCGTGAGCCAGCCGCTGGGTGAGCGCTTTTTTATCGGTGGTTTTTCTACCGGCGGGGCGCTGGCGGTCGACCATTATCTGGATGCACCTGAGGATATTGCCGGGCTGATGTTATTTTCAGGAGCGCTGGCGCTAACCGATAATGCCGAAACCATGCATAAAATCTGGGGTATCAAAACTCTGGCAAAACTTATCGATGGCGACTATGAAAGCCACGGCCCCAACCCCTACAAATACCCGGCGGTCGCTGGCTTCGCAGGATTAGAGCTGATGGATATCATCAGGTCTATCCGCACCCGGCTGGAGGAAGGGCAGCGTATACAGGTGCCGGTCTTTGCCGCTCATTCGCAGGCGGATAACACCACCCCGATTAAAGGGGTCAAGCGGTTGCTGGAATATGCAGATGACACCAATACTTTTTTCGAAATAGATAAAGACTATGATTTGTGTCATGCCGACTTACCGCTGAATCGTAAGCTGGTGGCCGACATGCATTTTAAAACGAAGATGGTCAATGTTCAGGAGCGCTGTGCGGTGCCTAAAGCCAATCCTTTGTACCGCCAGATGATATTTATGCTTGAAGCCTTTGTCAGTGCCCATACTGAGATTACGCCAGGGCTGCAGGACAGCAACCGGCCGCGGCCGTATATCAGTTATGATGACTTCAAACAGGCTACTGGTAAATAA
- a CDS encoding dipeptidase, translated as MFAKSSLRAALFCGLTGTVGLSSAVADVSEQATRLAQQNIIVDGHIDVPYRIHDTWADVTQATADGDFDYPRAKQGGLNAPFMSIYVPASLDNSAESTQLAHRLIDSVEAIVYRAPDKFAIATSAAQVKQQFEKGLISLPMGMENGSPIQGDINNLKTFYERGIRYITLAHSQANHISDSSYDLRRKWKGLSPFGKKLIAEMNNIGMLIDISHVSDDAFYQVIELTEAPVIASHSSLRHFTPGFERNMSDEMLKKLGENGGIVMINFGSGFVTKEARKWRDGLSKYTRKLVKEHGKDSAQVRNAETSYREQQPYPYSSLSQVLDHIDYVVKLIGVEHVGIGSDYDGVGDTLPTGLKDVADFPNLVQGLLDRGYSEADITNILGRNFLRVWEEVEQYASQQ; from the coding sequence ATGTTTGCAAAATCGTCTTTGCGCGCCGCCTTGTTCTGTGGTCTAACCGGTACTGTGGGCCTGTCGTCGGCTGTGGCCGACGTCTCTGAGCAAGCAACCAGGCTTGCCCAACAAAATATTATTGTCGATGGCCATATTGATGTGCCCTACCGCATCCACGATACCTGGGCGGATGTGACCCAGGCTACTGCCGATGGCGATTTTGATTATCCCAGGGCAAAACAAGGCGGCTTAAATGCGCCCTTTATGTCTATTTACGTACCTGCGTCACTGGATAACTCTGCCGAATCCACCCAATTGGCGCACCGGCTGATTGATTCTGTGGAAGCCATTGTTTATCGCGCTCCGGACAAATTTGCCATCGCCACCAGCGCCGCCCAGGTTAAACAACAGTTTGAAAAAGGCCTGATTTCCCTGCCTATGGGCATGGAAAACGGCTCACCTATACAGGGTGACATCAACAACCTGAAGACCTTCTATGAGCGCGGGATTCGGTACATTACTCTGGCGCATTCCCAAGCCAATCACATTAGCGACTCGTCGTACGACTTACGCCGGAAGTGGAAAGGCCTGAGCCCGTTTGGTAAAAAGCTGATTGCTGAAATGAACAATATCGGCATGCTTATCGATATTTCTCATGTCTCGGATGACGCGTTTTATCAGGTGATCGAGCTTACCGAAGCACCGGTTATTGCCTCTCACTCCTCTTTGCGTCATTTCACCCCCGGGTTCGAGCGCAATATGAGCGACGAGATGCTTAAAAAGCTGGGTGAGAACGGCGGCATTGTGATGATCAATTTTGGTTCCGGGTTTGTGACCAAAGAAGCCCGGAAGTGGCGCGATGGTCTGAGCAAGTACACCCGTAAGCTCGTCAAAGAGCATGGTAAAGACAGTGCGCAGGTACGCAATGCTGAAACTTCTTACCGTGAACAGCAGCCCTACCCCTATTCAAGCCTTTCGCAAGTGCTTGACCATATTGATTACGTGGTCAAACTGATTGGTGTTGAGCATGTGGGGATTGGCTCTGACTATGATGGTGTAGGCGATACCCTGCCCACCGGCCTTAAAGATGTGGCTGATTTTCCGAACCTGGTTCAGGGGCTCTTGGATCGGGGCTACAGCGAGGCCGATATCACTAACATTCTGGGCCGCAACTTTTTGCGGGTGTGGGAAGAGGTGGAACAATACGCCAGCCAGCAATAA
- a CDS encoding SapC family protein, translating to MAINYIPLDKEKHKDSKVAVNNTFAFAKNTHLAAASIKEFAQLASSMPIVFIKDPKADRHHVVAMLGMEQNQNLFLATDRWKGPHVPMNVLRYPFDVRPDGDKLGVYIDENSELLGDEGQPLFTETGEPSEYLQNRQQFLGDLANSEMMTQRFVKQVLELDLLEEIQIRLLYKNGQQRNVTGMLSINEKKMLELPEEKVLELHKSGFLGAMYAVMMSLGQLNRLVELSKDTENPIQTMQLSNANAQEQAQPQEEVTQ from the coding sequence ATGGCTATTAATTACATCCCGCTAGATAAAGAAAAACATAAAGACTCAAAAGTAGCGGTGAATAACACATTTGCCTTTGCAAAGAATACTCACCTGGCCGCCGCGTCGATTAAAGAATTTGCGCAACTGGCTTCCTCAATGCCTATCGTGTTTATTAAAGATCCAAAAGCGGATCGTCATCATGTAGTGGCAATGCTGGGCATGGAACAAAATCAGAACCTGTTTTTGGCCACTGACCGCTGGAAGGGCCCGCATGTACCCATGAATGTACTGCGCTATCCATTCGATGTGCGTCCTGACGGTGATAAGCTGGGCGTCTATATCGATGAAAACAGCGAGCTGCTGGGTGATGAAGGTCAGCCTTTGTTCACTGAAACCGGTGAGCCGTCGGAATACCTGCAAAATCGCCAGCAATTTCTGGGTGATTTAGCCAACAGTGAAATGATGACACAGCGCTTTGTTAAACAGGTTCTGGAACTGGACCTGCTGGAAGAAATCCAGATCCGCTTGTTGTACAAAAATGGTCAGCAGCGCAATGTTACCGGCATGCTAAGCATCAATGAAAAGAAAATGCTGGAATTGCCTGAAGAAAAAGTCCTTGAACTGCATAAGTCAGGCTTTTTGGGCGCCATGTATGCGGTAATGATGTCATTGGGCCAGCTAAACCGTCTGGTAGAGCTGTCAAAAGACACAGAAAACCCGATTCAGACCATGCAACTGAGCAACGCCAATGCTCAGGAACAAGCACAGCCACAAGAAGAAGTTACTCAGTAA
- the mraZ gene encoding division/cell wall cluster transcriptional repressor MraZ yields MFRGANAINLDAKGRLALPTKYRQPLLDDCNGQLVCTADSQQCCLLLYPLPEWEEIELKLSKFSSTIPAERRLKRLLLGYATEGEMDKNGRFLLSSPLRQRAHLNKEIMLVGQLNKLEIWDADIWARQVEADMDIEREGNFELTERLQDFSL; encoded by the coding sequence ATGTTCCGCGGCGCTAACGCAATCAATCTGGACGCAAAGGGAAGGCTGGCTTTACCGACAAAATATCGTCAGCCTTTGTTGGATGATTGCAACGGACAGCTGGTCTGCACCGCCGATTCACAGCAGTGTTGTTTGCTACTTTACCCACTTCCCGAATGGGAAGAAATTGAACTAAAACTCAGTAAGTTTTCCAGTACTATTCCTGCTGAACGTCGTTTGAAACGTCTTCTGCTTGGCTATGCCACAGAAGGTGAAATGGACAAAAACGGACGTTTTCTGCTGTCTTCTCCTTTACGTCAACGCGCACATCTGAACAAAGAAATCATGTTAGTCGGCCAGCTCAATAAACTTGAGATTTGGGATGCCGATATCTGGGCCCGTCAGGTTGAGGCGGATATGGATATTGAACGTGAAGGCAACTTTGAACTTACCGAGCGCTTACAGGACTTTTCTCTATGA
- the ftsL gene encoding cell division protein FtsL, giving the protein MSPAANHAHQAATNFSLVSILVHDLARNKLRVLLYLMVIVSSIAVILASHYNRQQNIELESLMQQRDELDVQWRNLVLEQRALTEHNRIEAMVQKQLDMHRPSADQEVVIKIK; this is encoded by the coding sequence ATGAGCCCGGCGGCCAATCATGCACATCAGGCGGCCACGAATTTCAGCCTGGTCAGCATTCTGGTTCATGATTTAGCCCGCAACAAGTTGCGGGTTTTGTTGTATTTGATGGTGATTGTTTCAAGCATCGCAGTGATTCTGGCCAGCCATTACAACCGGCAACAAAACATTGAGCTGGAGAGTCTGATGCAACAGCGTGATGAGCTGGATGTCCAGTGGCGAAACCTGGTACTGGAACAGCGGGCGCTCACCGAGCACAACCGCATTGAAGCAATGGTGCAAAAACAGCTGGACATGCATCGGCCCAGCGCCGATCAGGAAGTGGTAATAAAAATAAAATGA